GCTCTCGCGTAGTAGTCGAGCACACGCACGATCCGGCTGGGCCGCATTTCCATGCTGGCGGACCAAAGGGCAAGACCACCGAAGAACAAACGCGCAACTTTGTGAATTTCGGCTGGGACAATACAGCCGAAGGGTACGGTAAAATGGAGCGCTACCGGGCGATCGACAAGCCCGGAGGTGATCACCACTTCTTCTTCGAAGGGGGATAATCCGCTGTGAAAATTCAAGAGAAGGCTCTACTGGACAAGATCCGGGGAAGCCGCCTCAAGCCCATTGGACTCGTCAAGGACAGCATTGGCGTGACGGTTGATGAAGCTTGGCGCAAGATCGCGAATTTCGCGGTTGAACCATCTGTGACGTTGCCATTGAGGGGCGAACGGACCGCCGAGCATGTAAATACGCACTGGCGGCAATTGGCGCGCGATGCAGGGATCTTTTCCGACAATGAAACCTTCCTCATCACGGTCGTGACAACTGGCAGCGGCGATCTTGGCTGGGTGGAGGTCCAGCTGACCCCCGAGACGGACGTTTCTCGACTCAGGGACGATCAAGACAGAATCGAATTCATTGCACGCTCCCATAGCGGTCATCACGTTTGCGGCGTAACCGCGGAGGAGTATGACTATTGGATTGTCTCGCTTCCGATGGATGAATGACGCCGACGTCCCCTATCCGCATTTCCACGCCGGACAACCCAAGGGGCGGCAACAATGCGGATACAACAGGAGAACGATACCAGCAGGTCGGCGAACAAGCGTCACATCTACCATAAAGGCCGATAGGATTCCGCAGCGTGAACGAGGAATTGAGGAAAAGACTACTCCTCGCGGAGGAACTGAAACGAAAAGAAGAAATTGAGCAAGAGCTCCCCATGGACATTTTCCGAGGGTTCGTGAATGACTTCCCAACTCCCGACTGGGTCGACAGGTCACTCTCGAGGTTCAGGCGAATGGGATCTCAACCGGATTTCTCGATCACGACCGAGAGCCTGATGGAACTGGGGGACTGGATTGAGTCAATAGAAAGAGGCAGCAGCCTGGGCGAGGAATCGCTCTGCAAGACCGGATTGCAGCACTTTCCATGGCTGAAGTATTCCTACAGAAGGCCGACTTGGGCGGAGTCCTTGCTTCGTACAATCGGTCGAGATCTCGTTCTTCTGTCCGCAGATCGGAAGACGATGCTCGTCGTCTTCGAGGAGGAGTACGAGTACATCGCATTCACTGCCTCGGACCTCACGTAGTCCACGCACGCGGCTCAGCATCCTTGATGATGCCCACGACCGCCTTGTCATCACGCCCTCTATTTTTCCCACCTGAATTGATTACCACACACCATCCTTCCCGATCCTCGAGGGGCGGGAAGCACCTTCCACTTTGGCTTGCGCCCTACCGTGCGCCGGAAGCGGAGACGACAGCCTTTCCTGTACGTCCTTGACGAACGCCTCACCGCCGTGTGGTGGTAGGGCACGACGCCACCACCGTGGCTCGTCGGGCCTAATCACCGGTCCTCTTGCGATCAGTTCTCGGAACACGTCATCGCTGCGTCGAACCGCAGACAGGAAGTCCTCGAACTCGTCTGCGTGCCAAGTGGCCTCATCGTTCAGAGCTAGATCCAGCAGGTCCCGGACAGAGATATCGTGCAGGTACTCGCTGTAGTCCATCTCGTAGCCCTCTAGGCAGTCCTCGACTAAGCTGCGCCACCCCTCACACGATCTCCACGGGTCGTCCGACCACAGCCAGCCTGCCGCAGTGGCTACCCGAGTGAAGGCTGCGCTCAGCGTCTGCTCGCCAGGCTCGGTCATGTGAACTGCTCCCGAAAGTACTGCATTAGATCCATATGCGGGCTGAAGAAGGTCGAGATAGTTCCTGAACCGTTCATGTAACCCAAAGTACCCCGCCCCCTGATCGATCCGGAAAACTCTACCGAGATCGAAGGAAGCATGACAGAGCCCTGCGGCCCAGCTCCCGCCATGAACGAACGAGCCGATTCACGGCAGCACTCGAAACCACCTCGACCGATGGATTCCGGCATGTTGGGCTTCTCTTTTGTGGACCTGTGATTTTGCCCCGTTTGATCCTCTTGACCCCATCACGCGCTCCCCTCATGCGGACATGAGGCTGTTGAAGTCGGGGCGAGCAGCGACTACTGCGCCCGATCCCTTGCAAGACGGACTGTCGGCCGCCTTTGAGCCGCCCTTGATGGCCTTCTTGATGAGGCTCTCCAGAAGGCCCAATGCACCCACGAACAAAGCGACTGGCTCGAGATCAGCCCGGGTGCATGCCTGCACTTTCTCGCGCAGGGCCCGCAGGTCGAGGTGATCCTGCAGCATCGACACCTTGCTCCCCTCCGTTCGAAGGTGGTCCTCCAACTCGGCAAGGTTCCACCCCGCGCCCCCATCCCCGACAGGGTGGATGTCAGCGCCTCGAAGGCGCGCATCGAACCGGGCGGAAGAGTACCTGTCCGCTTTCGACTGCATCAGCGTGACAGTTGCGCACCACCACACCGTCCGCCCAGACGTTCGCCCCGGACACCGGGGGACGCGTCACCCGCGTCCAGAGCCGAGCTCAGCTCGGCCCAGACCGTCTTACCGACGGAGCGGTCCGCCGAGCCCCAGGCCGTGGCGAGCGCGGAAACGACAAGAAGTCCGCGGCCCGCCTCGGCGTCGACCGACGGGGGTTTCGCGGCGGCGGTCGGGTGTCGTTCGGCGCACGCATCCGAGACCTCGATGCGGAGGGTGGTCGCCGTGAGCAGCAGGCGCAGCTCGAAGTCGCGGCCGGGGACACGCCCGTGGGTGACCGCGTTCGCCGCGAGTTCGGCGACGATCAGACTGGCGGCGTCGGAGAGTTCGCTGCCGTAAGGGATGCCCCAGCCGTCGAGGCGGTGCACGGCCAGGCGCCGGGCGAGGCGGGCGCCTCGGCGGGTGGCGCTGAGGCGTTGGATGAACTCGGCCGTGGAAGCGGCGGTTTCGGCTTTCATGTCACTGAGAGTGTCCGGTCATGAGTACCCTGACCAGGAGTGACGACGCGACGCAGCGTAGCCGTGCGGGTACGGCCGGGACGCTGTACGGGTCGTCGACCGTGACCAGTGCGGCAGGCGAGGGCGGTACGGGGTATGGCGGATACCGGAGGCGAGGAGCGGCCCGAACGGCCGGTCGAGGAGGACGGGACGGCGCTGCTCTTCCACTCACTCGGCAAGCAGATCAAGGTGCTGCGGGAGGCAGCCGGGCTCAGCCAGCGGGAGCTGGGGGCGGCGACGCACTGCGGCGAGGCCCTGGTCTCCTCCATGGAGCGCGGAGTTCGGACGCCACAGCCGGCGTTCCTGCTGCTCGCGGACGAGGTGCTGGAGGCGCGGGGTGTGCTGAGGGCGGCGATCCCGGATGTGGAGAGGGCGCTGGCGAAGGCTCGGACGCGGCATCCGGACTGGTTCCGGGACTACGCGAAGGCCGAGGCGGAGGCCCTGGCGGTGCACGACTACAGCAATCAGGCGGTTCCCGGCCTTCTCCAGACCGAGGAGTACGCGCGGGCCGTCTTCACCCAACGGCGGCCCCTGCTCGACGAGCAAACCATCGAGAAGCGTGTGGCCGACCGACTGGCCCGCCAGCAGATCTTCGAGCGCTGGCCCGCCCCGACGTTCAGCTTCGTGGTGGAGGAGTCCGTGCTCCAGCGACCCATCGGTGGGGTGGGCGTGCACGCGCACCAGTTGCGGCAGTTGCTCCACATCGGCCGGCTGCGGACGGTCGAACTCCAGGTGATGACCACTGATCGCGAGGAACATCCCAGCGTGGGCGGCGCGTTCATCCTGCTGACGCCCAAGGGACAGCGCCAGGTGGCATACACGGAGATCTACGGGCACTCCCGCCTGATCACCGACCATGAGGAGGTCCGCGTCTTCGCCGAACGCTATGGAGTCATCCGAGCCCAGGCTTTGACACCCCGCGACTCACTGTCCCTGATCGAGAAGAAGCTGGGAGAACTTCGATGAGCACCGAGCAACTGCGCTGGTTCAAGAGCAGCCACAGTGACGGCGAAGGCGGCGCATGCGTCGAGGTCGCCGCCTGTGCCGCCACCATCCACGTCCGCGACTCCAAGAACACGGACGGCCCCATGCTCACGTTCGCCCTCACCTCCTGGGCCTCGTTCGTGTCGTTCACCCAGGACTGACCCTGATGATCGCTGTGGCTCCGCCGGTCGTCTGCCCCCGGGACTGACCGCCGCTTCGGCTGTCCCTGCTGCGCCCAGGCCGTCCGGGCGGGGCCACGGCGAGCGTCGCCGGTCAGGAAGGGTTCGGGGGCCGCGGCTGCCCTGGCCCTGGAACCCCTTCAATCCCGTGCGGTGCTCCTCCTGGTCGAGATCGTGTGGAAGAGCAACCCGAAGAACGACCTCGTGACCAAGCGGAGGACTATCCGCAGATGGGCGTTCCGCTCCGAAGCAAAATTCGCGAGCCGAGAGGTTGAACGCCGTGCAGCATCGGTGAATGGTCAACGCTGAAGACCTCATCGGCAGACGCCTGCTGAAGGTGACGACGTCCTGGCACCACTACCAGGAGACGGAGCCCTCCCTCCTGCATATGTGGCTGCACATGGACGGCCTCGGCCCCGTCCGGTTCCACACACGGGACGACGGGCTGTCCCTGGAGATCGACGAACCTCACGGCCCCTACGACATCAGCGAATGCGGCCACACCACGGTCGAGGACGACCTGCCCGACTTCCCCATGACCCGTTTCATCGGCCTGCGGATCCTCTCCGTGCGGGAGATCCGCTATCGGAGCGGCCGCCACGACTACGCCGTCGGCAACACCTTTCAGTTCCCCAACGGCACCATCCGCGTCCTCGACTTCGCGGACGATATCGTCCTGGCTCATGACCGGGATCTGGGTCCGGTCGAGGAGCATCTGCACGAGACGACGGCGCTCACGAGCCAGAACTCCCCGCCGTGAGTCGGAGCGAACTCATGAGTGATTCCCGGGCACGAGATCCGGACTCCGCCGCGGGCGAGGTTCCGAAGGTCCGTCCACCGCCGGCCGGTCGACATTGCCGGTTCGACCAGGCCGAGCCTGCAGCCCCGTGCCGGTGGTCGCGTGCGAAGCCGGCTGCCGGACGCCTGCATACTGGCGCGTCAAGGGACGGGAAGGAGACCTGAGAGGAGTCATCCCATGACAGAATGTGCACCGCAGGACGCAGGCCTTCGCCAGTTGCGCGCTTCCCTCGAGCGTCTCTCCTGGCCCGCAGAACGCCAATTGAGCCACCTGCAGTCCCTCCAGGTCGACGTGGACGAGCTCGCGCTGGAATTCGATGACGCATTCCGGCTCGTTTGCGGGAAGGTAACGAAAGGAAGACTTCCAAGGCTCGCAGTCGAAGCGACTCAGCCGATCGACGACATCCTCGACAGGATGGCTAATGCGGGTGCAGAGATCTGGAGATCGGATGCATTGGAAGATTCGCCAGAGTGGGCGGAGTTGCGCGCTCAGTCGTCGCAGGCGCTGGAGGCTCTTGAGCCTCTGGTGGGTTGATTCCCCCTATGGTCGACTCGCCGTGTCGCAGGATTCGTTGAACGCCTGGCACGCCTGTCGTCATGCGATGCGAGCGGCGAATGCCGCTGCCGTCCACCCCGTTGCCGCCGCGTTCCGCCCCGACGGGCATCGTCATCCCGGCCATTTCGGTCAACACCCCCTTCACGGTGCCGACGCTCGGCCGGTCTCGTCTCCGCGCGTCAGACACGGAGCTCCGGCGGGAAGCCGGTCCAGCGGAGCTCGGCGGGGAGGTGGCCGGTGTCGTTGAAGAGGAGAACCGCCGGGGGGCGGCCGGGTGCGTAGCGAATGACGGTCAGGGCCGCGTTGGCGTGGTTGATGCCCAGCCACCGCCACTTCGGCGCTTCGAGGGCGGCCCGGACGAGCCAGTCGATCAGGAAGTTGTGGGTGACGACAAGCTCGTGACGCGGTTCGTCTCCATCGACGGGTCCGGTG
The Streptomyces tirandamycinicus DNA segment above includes these coding regions:
- a CDS encoding ATP-binding protein; this encodes MKAETAASTAEFIQRLSATRRGARLARRLAVHRLDGWGIPYGSELSDAASLIVAELAANAVTHGRVPGRDFELRLLLTATTLRIEVSDACAERHPTAAAKPPSVDAEAGRGLLVVSALATAWGSADRSVGKTVWAELSSALDAGDASPGVRGERLGGRCGGAQLSR
- a CDS encoding helix-turn-helix domain-containing protein — encoded protein: MADTGGEERPERPVEEDGTALLFHSLGKQIKVLREAAGLSQRELGAATHCGEALVSSMERGVRTPQPAFLLLADEVLEARGVLRAAIPDVERALAKARTRHPDWFRDYAKAEAEALAVHDYSNQAVPGLLQTEEYARAVFTQRRPLLDEQTIEKRVADRLARQQIFERWPAPTFSFVVEESVLQRPIGGVGVHAHQLRQLLHIGRLRTVELQVMTTDREEHPSVGGAFILLTPKGQRQVAYTEIYGHSRLITDHEEVRVFAERYGVIRAQALTPRDSLSLIEKKLGELR
- a CDS encoding DUF397 domain-containing protein; protein product: MSTEQLRWFKSSHSDGEGGACVEVAACAATIHVRDSKNTDGPMLTFALTSWASFVSFTQD